A genome region from Rattus norvegicus strain BN/NHsdMcwi chromosome 17, GRCr8, whole genome shotgun sequence includes the following:
- the Zscan12 gene encoding zinc finger and SCAN domain-containing protein 12 isoform X1, producing the protein MMASTNDTKICKNQDGLLEIKMEEECKYTTRQVRNLQKNTYNRDVFRKYFRQFCYQETSGPREALSRLRELCHQWLRPDMHSKEQILELLVLEQFLTILPEELQAWVQEQNPESVEEVVTVLEDLERELDELGYRTSVQIEKQEMLLRETKPLAAEQKPSVSLQFVKAKPGCELADGEAQEEQVSGIETGNESRNVTLKQGLWEGMEAEQNPSSRLAKDTLKCEETRDPREESSGISREDSQPLRNENVVNLTENSNHAELQNICPGRKVHGCDECGKTFSQHSRLIEHRRIHTGDRPYRCEECGKTFRWRTVLIRHKVVHTGEKPYKCNECGRAFGQWSALNQHQRLHSGEKHYHCNECGKAFCQKAGLFHHLKSHRRNRPYQCLQCNKSFNRRSTLSQHQGVHTGTKPYECSDCGRAFVYNSSLATHQETHHKEKLFTQSGPSQQRKNHTSEKSYKCSICGKTFVQKTSLIEHEQIHTEERPYKCAEGGKAFIQVSDLTEH; encoded by the exons ATGATGGCATCCACTAACGATACCAAGATCTGTAAGAACCAAGATGGACttttggaaataaaaatggaggaagagtgtAAGTATACCACCAGACAAGTTAGGAACCTCCAAAAGAACACTTATAACAGAGACGTCTTCCGAAAATACTTCAGACAGTTTTGCTACCAGGAAACATCTGGACCCCGGGAGGCTTTGAGCCGACTCCGGGAACTTTGCCATCAGTGGTTGCGACCAGACATGCACAGCAAGGAGCAGATCCTGGAGCTGCTGGTGCTGGAACAGTTCTTGACCATCCTGCCTGAGGAGCTGCAGGCCTGGGTGCAGGAGCAGAATCCTGAGAGTGTGGAGGAGGTAGTGACTGTGCTGGAGGATTTAGAGAGAGAACTAGATGAACTAGGATACCgg ACCTCAGTCCAAATTGAAAAGCAGGAAATGTTGTTACGGGAGACGAAGCCTTTAGCAGCAGAGCAGAAACCCAGTGTGTCCCTTCAGTTTGTCAAAGCTAAGCCAGGGTGTGAACTTGCAGACGGTGAAGCCCAGGAGGAACAag TTTCAGGTATTGAGACTGGAAATGAATCCAGGAATGTAACTCTAAAGCAAGGCCTCTGGGAAGGAATGGAAGCAGAACAGAATCCCTCTAGCAGATTAGCAAAGGATACGCTTAAGTGTGAAGAAACTCGTGACCCTAGAGAAGAGTCTTCTGGTATTTCCCGTGAAGACAGCCAGCCACTGcgtaatgaaaatgtggtaaatttgaCTGAGAACTCAAACCACGCTGAACTCCAGAACATCTGTCCAGGGCGAAAAGTGCATGGATGTGATGAGTGTGGAAAGACTTTTAGTCAGCACTCCCGCCTCATAGAGCATAGAAGAATCCACACTGGAGACAGGCCCTACAGATGTGAAGAATGTGGGAAAACTTTCCGATGGAGGACTGTTCTTATTCGACACAAGGTGgtacacactggagagaaaccatataaatgtaatgaatgtggcagGGCTTTTGGCCAGTGGTCAGCGCTTAACCAACATCAGAGACTTCACTCGGGAGAAAAGCACTACCACTGTAAtgaatgtggcaaagccttttgcCAGAAAGCAGGCCTCTTTCACCATCTCAAGAGCCACAGGAGAAACAGACCTTATCAGTGTCTTCAGTGTAATAAAAGTTTTAATCGCCGTTCCACACTTTCTCAGCACCAAGGAGTTCACACTGGTACAAAACCCTATGAATGCAGTGATTGTGGGAGAGCTTTTGTTTATAACTCATCTCTTGCTACCCATCAGGAAACccatcacaaggagaaactcttCACTCAAAGTGGTCCTAGTCAGCAGCGGAAGAACCACACCAGCGAGAAGTCCTATAAGTGCAGTATATGTGGAAAAACATTTGTTCAAAAAACAAGTCTTATAGAACATGAGCAAATTCATACTGAAGAGAGACCATATAAATGTGCTGAGGGTGGGAAGGCCTTTATTCAAGTGTCAGATCTCACAGAACATTAG
- the Zscan12 gene encoding zinc finger and SCAN domain-containing protein 12 isoform X2, with protein MEAEQNPSSRLAKDTLKCEETRDPREESSGISREDSQPLRNENVVNLTENSNHAELQNICPGRKVHGCDECGKTFSQHSRLIEHRRIHTGDRPYRCEECGKTFRWRTVLIRHKVVHTGEKPYKCNECGRAFGQWSALNQHQRLHSGEKHYHCNECGKAFCQKAGLFHHLKSHRRNRPYQCLQCNKSFNRRSTLSQHQGVHTGTKPYECSDCGRAFVYNSSLATHQETHHKEKLFTQSGPSQQRKNHTSEKSYKCSICGKTFVQKTSLIEHEQIHTEERPYKCAEGGKAFIQVSDLTEH; from the coding sequence ATGGAAGCAGAACAGAATCCCTCTAGCAGATTAGCAAAGGATACGCTTAAGTGTGAAGAAACTCGTGACCCTAGAGAAGAGTCTTCTGGTATTTCCCGTGAAGACAGCCAGCCACTGcgtaatgaaaatgtggtaaatttgaCTGAGAACTCAAACCACGCTGAACTCCAGAACATCTGTCCAGGGCGAAAAGTGCATGGATGTGATGAGTGTGGAAAGACTTTTAGTCAGCACTCCCGCCTCATAGAGCATAGAAGAATCCACACTGGAGACAGGCCCTACAGATGTGAAGAATGTGGGAAAACTTTCCGATGGAGGACTGTTCTTATTCGACACAAGGTGgtacacactggagagaaaccatataaatgtaatgaatgtggcagGGCTTTTGGCCAGTGGTCAGCGCTTAACCAACATCAGAGACTTCACTCGGGAGAAAAGCACTACCACTGTAAtgaatgtggcaaagccttttgcCAGAAAGCAGGCCTCTTTCACCATCTCAAGAGCCACAGGAGAAACAGACCTTATCAGTGTCTTCAGTGTAATAAAAGTTTTAATCGCCGTTCCACACTTTCTCAGCACCAAGGAGTTCACACTGGTACAAAACCCTATGAATGCAGTGATTGTGGGAGAGCTTTTGTTTATAACTCATCTCTTGCTACCCATCAGGAAACccatcacaaggagaaactcttCACTCAAAGTGGTCCTAGTCAGCAGCGGAAGAACCACACCAGCGAGAAGTCCTATAAGTGCAGTATATGTGGAAAAACATTTGTTCAAAAAACAAGTCTTATAGAACATGAGCAAATTCATACTGAAGAGAGACCATATAAATGTGCTGAGGGTGGGAAGGCCTTTATTCAAGTGTCAGATCTCACAGAACATTAG